A stretch of bacterium DNA encodes these proteins:
- a CDS encoding ATP-binding protein, with product MQNRPLKFINRISESIIKKDFQSKKIILILGARQVGKTTLIRHILEDKNTSFLNFDIKIDKDRFLAASVLNAEDAMTVFHRPDFLIIDEVQRLPEAAGIVKGWYDSNLPVIFILLGSSSIQIADKAAESLAGRNRKLILPSLTFWEIIRAQSWSHGFSAEQVQQQFPEQIETSLLNCMAFGHYPETVGNSDKRPYLLNLTSDILWKDFLQLGLIKTPESLHQLLTLLAHQIGSEVSVNELSNSTGLARKTVERYLALLEQAFIIFRLPAFSTNPRKEICKSKKIFFWDTGIRNALLNSFSTSEMRPDIGALWENWVIAEFSRQNLLTGRYKKLYFWRSRSGTEVDLIIQQDDRIQPFEIKWNPKKRAKRAFFEQYGVKVQIINKLKPLFFIDKAAACSLPAGIK from the coding sequence ATGCAGAATAGGCCTTTAAAATTTATCAATAGAATCAGTGAATCGATTATTAAAAAAGATTTCCAGTCGAAAAAAATAATTTTGATTCTCGGAGCGCGGCAGGTTGGTAAAACAACATTGATCCGTCACATTCTTGAAGATAAAAACACATCCTTTTTAAATTTCGATATTAAAATTGATAAAGATCGTTTCCTGGCGGCTTCTGTACTCAATGCCGAAGATGCTATGACTGTATTTCATAGACCTGATTTTCTGATAATAGATGAAGTCCAAAGGCTTCCGGAAGCAGCAGGGATAGTTAAAGGCTGGTATGATTCCAATCTTCCCGTTATTTTTATTCTTTTAGGTTCATCAAGCATACAAATAGCAGATAAGGCTGCTGAAAGCCTGGCCGGCCGTAATAGAAAACTAATTCTGCCGTCCTTAACATTTTGGGAAATTATTCGTGCCCAATCATGGAGTCATGGATTTTCTGCAGAGCAGGTGCAGCAGCAATTCCCTGAACAAATTGAAACATCTTTATTAAACTGTATGGCTTTCGGCCATTATCCGGAAACCGTTGGTAATTCAGATAAGCGGCCCTATCTGTTGAATTTGACTTCAGATATTCTTTGGAAAGATTTTCTTCAGTTAGGTTTAATAAAAACGCCTGAATCATTACATCAGCTTTTAACATTGCTGGCACATCAGATCGGATCAGAAGTTTCGGTGAATGAACTATCTAATTCTACCGGCCTTGCCAGAAAAACAGTAGAACGGTATTTGGCTTTGCTTGAACAGGCATTTATTATTTTCCGTTTACCTGCCTTCAGTACAAACCCAAGGAAAGAAATTTGCAAAAGTAAAAAAATATTCTTTTGGGATACGGGAATTCGTAATGCCCTGTTAAACTCTTTTTCTACCAGTGAAATGAGGCCTGATATCGGTGCTCTTTGGGAAAATTGGGTCATAGCTGAATTTTCCCGACAGAATTTATTGACCGGCCGGTATAAAAAATTATATTTTTGGAGATCCAGATCAGGAACTGAAGTAGATTTAATAATTCAGCAGGATGACCGGATACAGCCGTTTGAAATTAAATGGAATCCCAAAAAACGGGCAAAACGTGCATTTTTTGAACAATATGGAGTAAAAGTGCAAATTATTAATAAATTAAAGCCATTGTTTTTTATTGATAAAGCCGCGGCCTGCAGTCTGCCGGCCGGGATTAAATAA
- a CDS encoding dinitrogenase iron-molybdenum cofactor biosynthesis protein has translation MKIAVVTNDGESISQHFGRSRYYKIYSVEDKEIKGKEMRERGTGHFAQQPQHHAEDDPHLDATGRHGYGSAAASRHGMMAAEISDCDVLIAGGMGSGAYESFKSAGLDVVLTDKPVIDDAVQAYIDGNLQNLYMQRTD, from the coding sequence ATGAAAATTGCAGTGGTAACAAATGACGGAGAGAGTATTAGCCAGCATTTCGGCAGGTCCAGATATTACAAAATTTATTCGGTTGAAGACAAGGAAATAAAGGGAAAAGAGATGCGCGAGCGCGGTACAGGGCATTTTGCACAGCAGCCTCAACATCACGCAGAAGATGATCCGCATTTAGATGCTACAGGGCGTCACGGTTATGGTTCTGCAGCAGCAAGCAGGCATGGAATGATGGCTGCGGAAATTTCCGATTGTGATGTTCTTATTGCCGGCGGCATGGGATCAGGAGCTTACGAGAGCTTTAAAAGTGCAGGGCTTGATGTTGTCTTAACTGACAAACCTGTAATTGACGATGCAGTACAGGCGTATATTGACGGCAATTTGCAGAATCTTTATATGCAGAGAACAGACTAA
- a CDS encoding winged helix-turn-helix transcriptional regulator encodes MPRGIKKNKLGMGGPMMCLMADPRSRFFMALASGQRIKILELLKEGEKSSADIIHVLELDASVVSRHLMMLRNVGLVSARKEGVTLYFSIADIRVFQILDLTTESLRDWFEQRQSFF; translated from the coding sequence ATGCCGCGTGGAATTAAAAAGAATAAATTGGGAATGGGTGGGCCGATGATGTGCCTGATGGCGGATCCTCGCAGCAGATTTTTTATGGCCCTTGCAAGCGGCCAGAGAATAAAAATTCTTGAGCTTCTGAAGGAAGGGGAGAAGAGTTCTGCTGACATTATACATGTTTTGGAACTGGACGCTTCTGTAGTATCACGCCATCTTATGATGCTGCGGAATGTGGGCCTTGTTTCAGCACGTAAAGAGGGGGTAACTCTCTATTTTAGTATAGCTGATATCAGGGTATTTCAAATTCTTGATCTTACAACAGAGTCACTCAGGGATTGGTTTGAGCAGCGCCAGTCGTTTTTTTAA
- a CDS encoding esterase family protein, with the protein MIKQNFLILFILILFFSACRNETSVNNTELEKKIRFAEINRPYTTISPIIKTLLKSDNKTLKTEIKNLWVNAQKSGLPFIEDDTLDTDYKYITFLYKADNKNIEISFEVQGIYSDYRFGDMTLHKLGNTPFHYRCYKVPVDICFSYRFIIKNTITGKEHKEIDKFNPDRIPTGEIEGYTFSVFELKKEVPNLNIKKHSNIGSRIDTLEYTDRVVNRERNIYVYLPPGYNKNRPQSYPVVYLFDAFMYLHRIEVPNILDNLIVENKIKPMIAVMFGTFRSTRGVILSLNSDFKDEFTTQFLPIIREKYNLSTKPDENIIGGMSYGGLCASYISYYNPDIFGKVLSQSGSFWRDKELEEIKGEWIRTDWLIEKFMTEEKRNIKIFLDWGLQENQVLGSNRRMVRVLEDKKYDYKYIEFNGWHDWSNSRKTFAKGLLYLLE; encoded by the coding sequence ATGATAAAACAAAATTTTTTAATCCTTTTTATTCTGATTTTGTTTTTTAGTGCATGTCGAAATGAAACAAGCGTAAACAATACAGAATTAGAAAAGAAAATTCGGTTTGCCGAAATTAATCGACCATACACAACCATCAGCCCGATAATTAAGACTTTATTGAAATCAGACAATAAAACCCTAAAAACTGAGATTAAAAATCTTTGGGTCAATGCTCAAAAATCCGGTTTGCCATTTATAGAAGATGACACATTAGATACCGATTATAAATATATCACATTTTTGTATAAAGCCGATAATAAAAACATTGAAATTTCTTTTGAAGTACAAGGCATTTATAGTGATTATAGATTTGGTGATATGACTTTGCACAAATTAGGTAATACCCCTTTTCATTACAGATGTTATAAAGTTCCAGTAGATATTTGTTTTTCATATCGTTTTATAATCAAGAATACCATCACTGGGAAAGAACACAAGGAAATTGATAAATTCAATCCGGACAGAATACCTACCGGTGAGATTGAAGGATATACATTCTCAGTTTTTGAATTGAAAAAAGAAGTACCTAATTTGAATATTAAAAAACACAGCAATATTGGAAGCCGAATTGATACTCTGGAATACACAGATAGGGTTGTTAACAGAGAACGAAATATTTATGTGTATTTGCCACCCGGCTATAATAAAAACCGCCCACAATCATACCCGGTAGTTTATTTGTTTGATGCATTTATGTATTTGCACCGTATTGAAGTGCCAAACATTCTTGATAATCTAATTGTTGAGAACAAAATAAAACCGATGATTGCTGTTATGTTCGGAACATTTCGTAGCACGAGAGGCGTAATCCTTTCTCTAAATTCTGATTTTAAAGATGAATTTACTACACAATTCTTACCAATAATCAGAGAAAAATATAATTTAAGTACAAAACCCGATGAAAATATTATTGGCGGTATGAGTTATGGCGGATTGTGTGCCAGTTATATTTCATATTACAACCCCGATATTTTTGGAAAAGTATTATCGCAATCTGGCTCTTTTTGGCGGGATAAAGAACTTGAAGAAATAAAAGGTGAATGGATAAGAACTGATTGGTTAATAGAGAAGTTTATGACGGAAGAGAAAAGAAATATAAAAATATTCTTAGACTGGGGTTTACAGGAAAATCAAGTTTTGGGGAGTAATCGCAGAATGGTCAGAGTATTAGAAGATAAAAAATACGATTATAAATACATAGAATTCAACGGATGGCACGACTGGTCAAATTCCAGAAAAACTTTTGCAAAAGGATTATTATATTTACTTGAATAA
- a CDS encoding HEPN domain-containing protein, translating to MRAEDLQALIAYRLKRATETLEEARLMQNIGHWNTCANRLYYAAFYTVSALLVRDNHTATKHSGVKALFNRHYVKTGIVTKENGRLYNRLFDLRQEGDYIDFVSLDAETVEPLVDATAVFIDTIRSLLH from the coding sequence ATGAGGGCAGAAGACCTTCAGGCGTTGATTGCCTACCGTTTGAAACGAGCAACAGAAACGCTGGAAGAAGCGCGTCTGATGCAAAATATAGGACATTGGAATACTTGTGCTAACCGTCTCTACTATGCGGCTTTTTACACTGTTTCTGCTTTATTGGTGCGGGATAACCATACGGCGACTAAACACAGCGGCGTTAAGGCATTATTCAACCGGCATTATGTTAAAACAGGTATAGTGACAAAAGAAAACGGACGTCTTTATAATCGGTTGTTTGATCTGCGTCAGGAAGGGGACTATATTGACTTCGTATCTTTAGATGCGGAAACAGTTGAACCTCTTGTTGATGCTACTGCAGTATTTATTGACACGATACGGTCGCTGCTGCATTAA
- a CDS encoding nucleotidyltransferase domain-containing protein translates to MAQEIVRSTLLKQVKTAIQALVPDAEIVLYGSRATGTARSDSDWDFLILLPIPVDRILETKIKDCLYDIELETDTVLSSIIRSKQEWLSERYAVVPLRQQVESYGVAI, encoded by the coding sequence ATGGCACAGGAGATCGTAAGAAGTACTTTACTCAAGCAAGTGAAAACTGCTATTCAGGCTTTAGTACCTGATGCGGAAATCGTCTTATATGGTTCACGCGCCACAGGTACAGCCAGATCCGACTCCGACTGGGATTTTCTGATATTGCTGCCTATTCCGGTAGACAGAATACTTGAGACGAAAATAAAAGATTGTTTGTATGATATAGAACTGGAGACCGACACAGTACTGAGCAGTATCATTCGCAGCAAACAAGAATGGTTGTCAGAGCGTTACGCGGTTGTTCCATTGCGTCAACAGGTCGAAAGCTACGGGGTTGCTATATGA
- a CDS encoding DUF4185 domain-containing protein, producing the protein MIVFILLLLLILSCSPGTSQPENTSRITVISRTEKIEQLVGDFDREKQDSTANKTKNRYGLVSTDLGIPFQHNEKTYLLFGDSFGGAVPDDDAIAFTTDTNPENGLNLTFIRDLNGHYRPINIPGIDQGAYEVPVEGVSLNGKMYIFHTTDWNDITKTMGSTVLARSDNNGFSFQYLCDVSKNHFINISLIKIDFALWQGFPVNSGQGLVLFGTGKYRNSRVYLACQKSDDIENPSSIRYFTGMNKSNIPQWSFNESNAAPLFEQSGIGELSVIYYPVFGKWIMLYNNMNPRGINMRAADYPWGPWSEVQLVFDPWDDNGYGHFMHVSWEYAHQDSVHDPGRENVWGGEYGPYQFENLAVDTENRLTVYFTMSTWNPYTAVLMKAVLGKE; encoded by the coding sequence ATGATTGTATTTATTTTGCTTCTCTTATTAATATTATCATGTTCTCCAGGTACCAGCCAACCGGAAAACACCTCCCGAATAACAGTTATTTCACGGACAGAAAAAATCGAACAATTAGTAGGTGATTTTGACAGAGAAAAACAGGATTCAACCGCCAACAAAACAAAAAACAGATACGGCCTTGTTTCAACGGATTTGGGTATTCCGTTTCAGCACAATGAAAAAACTTATCTTCTTTTTGGCGACAGTTTCGGTGGTGCGGTTCCTGATGACGATGCAATTGCTTTTACCACTGATACAAATCCTGAAAACGGACTTAATCTCACTTTTATTCGGGATCTTAACGGCCATTACCGTCCCATTAACATACCTGGCATAGATCAGGGCGCATATGAAGTTCCTGTGGAAGGAGTGAGCCTGAACGGAAAAATGTACATCTTTCATACAACTGACTGGAATGATATTACAAAAACCATGGGCAGTACTGTTCTGGCCAGGTCTGATAATAACGGATTTTCTTTTCAGTATTTATGTGATGTGTCTAAAAATCATTTTATAAATATCTCTTTAATTAAAATTGATTTTGCCCTGTGGCAAGGATTCCCTGTAAACAGCGGACAGGGCCTGGTTCTGTTCGGTACGGGAAAATACAGAAACAGCCGGGTTTATCTTGCATGCCAGAAATCAGATGATATTGAAAACCCGTCTTCAATCCGCTATTTTACGGGTATGAACAAATCAAATATACCACAGTGGAGCTTTAATGAATCCAATGCAGCGCCTTTATTCGAACAGTCCGGAATAGGAGAACTCTCTGTAATTTATTATCCGGTTTTCGGCAAGTGGATTATGCTTTACAATAATATGAACCCCAGAGGAATTAACATGCGTGCTGCCGACTATCCGTGGGGCCCTTGGTCTGAAGTTCAGCTTGTTTTTGATCCGTGGGATGATAACGGTTACGGGCATTTTATGCATGTAAGCTGGGAATATGCACACCAGGACAGCGTACATGATCCGGGACGGGAGAATGTGTGGGGCGGAGAATACGGGCCCTATCAGTTCGAAAATCTTGCTGTTGATACGGAAAACAGACTGACTGTTTATTTTACAATGTCAACCTGGAATCCTTACACAGCTGTTTTGATGAAAGCTGTGCTTGGAAAGGAATAA
- a CDS encoding heavy metal translocating P-type ATPase, whose product MHIDPVCKMTVKDTDRALSSIYRNKKYFFCSDSCKNKFLINPEKFINSEKEIDKRKTMQDKISSKDEINLIIEGMHCAGCVSSVEKSIKKLDGVIDVAVNLITESAHLYFDKSMVSIHEIEKAVEKAGYKAKLKDLEKNEAFFSVEGMHCAGCVSTVEKALLSEEGVIDAVVNLTTETAKVVFNSDRIEFNALAEAVSKKGYKLVLKDEDKSSQAQEDLDEKKINRAKTKMLLAWAFTAPVIFLMIPEMIFGKQVFGPAFSAIATFVLTALVFFIPGKETFRSAWKSAINLSPNMDVLIAMGTLSSFSTGIAAILHLAGVVPEFQNFTGVGAMIMAFHLTGRYIETKSKGRASQAIKRLLTLEAKEARIERDGKELTIPISLLQKNDIMIVKPGEKIPTDGIIIEGMGSVDESLATGESMPVEKTQGNSVIGATINIDSLLKIKATKLGKETFLSQIIRMVEEAQTSKVPIQAVADKVTAVFVPVILLIAVLTLGFWLLFPEFFHGIIIKGSLILPWVNPDMSAAALAFFSFIAVLVIACPCALGLATPTALMVGSGKGAENGILIRKGSAIQRMKDVTTIVLDKTGTVTTGKPGVTDIFPASNFKREDMLKTAATAETGSEHPVAMAIVEFCRAEGIETGTIREFKAVPGKGIKGVIDNFSVLAGTEELMKSERIPLSEPLLVKKAELESQAKSVVIVVRNNQVMGLIAVADTIKESSRRAVEKLKSLGMKPVMITGDNEKTAKAIAALVGIEKFMANVLPNEKAEKVKELQQNGEIVAMVGDGINDAPALTQADVGIAIGTGTDIAIEAGDIVLVKGNVESVAKAVHLSRATFKKIKQNLFWAFFYNVVMIPLAVLGLMHPVLAEAAMAFSSINVVTNSRRLMKVRL is encoded by the coding sequence ATGCATATAGACCCTGTTTGTAAAATGACAGTGAAAGACACAGACAGAGCACTCTCTTCCATATATAGAAATAAAAAATATTTTTTCTGCTCTGATTCATGCAAAAATAAATTTTTAATTAATCCTGAAAAATTTATTAATTCAGAGAAAGAAATTGATAAAAGAAAAACAATGCAGGATAAAATCAGCAGCAAAGATGAAATCAATCTTATAATTGAAGGCATGCACTGTGCAGGCTGTGTTTCATCAGTCGAAAAAAGTATTAAAAAATTAGACGGCGTTATAGATGTAGCAGTGAACCTTATAACAGAATCAGCACATCTCTATTTTGATAAATCCATGGTAAGTATTCATGAGATAGAGAAGGCTGTAGAAAAAGCCGGGTACAAGGCAAAACTGAAGGATCTGGAAAAAAATGAGGCGTTTTTTTCTGTAGAGGGGATGCACTGTGCCGGGTGTGTATCAACTGTAGAGAAAGCTCTTTTATCCGAAGAAGGCGTTATTGATGCAGTAGTCAATCTTACAACTGAAACAGCAAAGGTTGTTTTTAACTCTGATAGGATAGAATTTAATGCACTTGCAGAAGCAGTGTCAAAAAAAGGATATAAACTTGTATTAAAGGATGAAGATAAAAGCAGCCAGGCTCAGGAAGACCTGGATGAAAAAAAGATTAACAGGGCAAAAACAAAGATGCTCCTTGCATGGGCATTTACTGCTCCTGTGATTTTCCTTATGATCCCTGAGATGATTTTCGGAAAACAAGTTTTCGGCCCTGCATTTTCAGCCATAGCCACATTTGTTCTTACTGCACTGGTATTCTTTATTCCCGGAAAAGAAACTTTCCGAAGTGCATGGAAATCTGCGATAAATCTTTCTCCCAATATGGATGTACTTATTGCAATGGGGACGTTGTCCTCCTTTTCAACTGGAATTGCAGCTATTCTGCACCTTGCCGGCGTTGTTCCGGAATTCCAAAACTTTACAGGTGTCGGTGCAATGATTATGGCATTCCACCTGACCGGAAGATACATAGAAACAAAGTCCAAGGGCCGGGCATCTCAGGCTATTAAAAGGCTGCTGACTCTCGAAGCAAAAGAGGCCCGAATTGAAAGGGACGGAAAAGAATTGACCATTCCGATTTCTCTTCTGCAGAAAAATGATATTATGATTGTAAAGCCCGGTGAGAAGATACCAACTGACGGAATTATAATTGAGGGTATGGGCTCTGTTGACGAATCTCTGGCAACAGGCGAATCCATGCCTGTAGAGAAAACTCAAGGCAACAGTGTTATAGGAGCTACAATAAATATTGACTCTCTCCTGAAAATAAAGGCCACAAAGCTTGGAAAAGAAACCTTTCTCAGCCAGATTATTCGTATGGTTGAAGAGGCCCAAACTTCAAAAGTGCCTATTCAGGCAGTTGCAGACAAAGTTACTGCTGTTTTTGTGCCTGTAATCCTGCTTATAGCAGTATTGACTCTGGGATTCTGGCTCCTGTTTCCAGAGTTTTTCCATGGAATTATAATAAAAGGATCTCTTATTCTCCCGTGGGTAAATCCTGACATGTCTGCTGCTGCTCTGGCTTTTTTTTCCTTTATTGCAGTACTTGTAATTGCTTGCCCCTGCGCTCTCGGCCTTGCAACACCTACAGCTCTTATGGTCGGATCGGGAAAGGGTGCGGAAAACGGCATTCTCATACGGAAAGGCTCTGCTATTCAGAGGATGAAAGATGTTACAACAATTGTCCTTGATAAAACAGGTACTGTCACAACAGGAAAACCGGGAGTTACGGATATCTTTCCAGCAAGCAATTTTAAAAGGGAAGATATGCTTAAAACCGCAGCAACAGCAGAAACAGGATCAGAACATCCGGTAGCTATGGCAATTGTTGAGTTTTGCAGAGCCGAAGGAATAGAAACAGGAACAATTCGGGAATTTAAAGCAGTTCCGGGAAAAGGAATAAAAGGAGTAATTGACAATTTTTCCGTACTTGCGGGTACAGAGGAGCTTATGAAGTCCGAGAGGATTCCACTGTCTGAACCTCTTCTTGTTAAAAAGGCAGAACTTGAATCACAGGCAAAAAGTGTAGTAATTGTTGTAAGAAATAATCAGGTCATGGGATTGATAGCAGTTGCAGATACTATAAAAGAGAGCAGCAGAAGAGCTGTGGAAAAGCTTAAATCCCTCGGTATGAAACCTGTTATGATTACAGGGGACAACGAAAAAACAGCAAAAGCTATTGCAGCTCTTGTAGGTATTGAAAAATTTATGGCAAATGTTTTGCCGAATGAAAAAGCAGAGAAGGTAAAAGAGCTTCAGCAAAATGGTGAAATTGTTGCAATGGTTGGTGACGGTATTAATGATGCGCCTGCACTTACTCAGGCTGATGTCGGTATTGCAATCGGCACAGGAACTGATATTGCAATTGAAGCCGGCGATATTGTCCTTGTTAAAGGAAATGTTGAAAGCGTGGCAAAAGCAGTACACCTGAGCAGGGCTACATTTAAAAAAATAAAGCAGAATCTGTTCTGGGCATTTTTCTACAATGTTGTAATGATACCTCTCGCAGTGCTTGGCCTGATGCATCCGGTTCTTGCAGAGGCTGCTATGGCATTCAGCTCTATAAATGTTGTGACAAATTCCAGGAGATTGATGAAAGTGCGTCTTTGA